In one window of Agrobacterium larrymoorei DNA:
- the xylB gene encoding xylulokinase, which produces MYLGLDLGTSGVKALLIDGDQKIIGSANGSLEVSRPHYGWSEQDPAHWIKATETAIAGLKAKFPKELSAVKGIGLSGQMHGATLIDAAGDVLRPCILWNDTRSYAEAAKLDADPRFRKITGNIVFPGFTAPKLVWVANNEPDIFSKVAKVLLPKDYLRLWLTGEYISEMSDSAGTSWLDTGARKWSPELLEATGLSEDHMPSLVEGTDEAGTLRSELASAWGISGKVFIAGGAGDNAASACGMGTVSEGHAFVSLGTSGVLFAANASYLPKPESAVHAFCHALPNTWHQMGVILSATDALNWYSGIAGKSAADLTSELGDELKAPTGVTFAPYLSGERTPHNDAAIRGSFIGLSHESDRKALTQAVLEGVTFAIRDNLEALKSAGTSISRVTAIGGGSRSRYWLASIATSLGVPVDIPAEGDFGAAFGAARLGLIAATGADPVGVCTQPETEETIEPVAALSGAYEEAYGQYRALYPAIKPLSH; this is translated from the coding sequence ATGTATCTTGGTCTCGATCTCGGAACATCCGGCGTGAAGGCGCTGCTTATCGACGGCGATCAGAAGATCATCGGCTCGGCCAATGGCTCGCTGGAGGTCTCGCGCCCGCATTACGGCTGGTCGGAGCAGGACCCTGCCCACTGGATCAAGGCGACGGAAACCGCAATCGCGGGCCTCAAAGCCAAGTTCCCGAAAGAGCTTTCCGCCGTCAAAGGAATAGGTCTTTCCGGCCAGATGCACGGCGCAACGCTGATCGATGCCGCAGGCGATGTGCTTCGCCCCTGCATCCTGTGGAACGACACGCGCTCCTACGCCGAAGCCGCGAAGCTCGATGCCGATCCACGCTTTCGCAAGATCACCGGCAATATCGTCTTCCCCGGCTTCACCGCGCCGAAGCTGGTCTGGGTTGCCAATAACGAGCCGGACATCTTCTCCAAGGTGGCCAAGGTTCTGCTGCCGAAGGATTACCTGCGTCTCTGGCTGACGGGTGAATATATTTCTGAAATGTCCGATTCTGCTGGCACCTCATGGCTGGATACCGGCGCACGCAAATGGTCGCCGGAATTGCTGGAAGCGACCGGCCTCAGCGAAGATCACATGCCGTCACTGGTGGAAGGGACGGATGAGGCGGGAACCTTGCGTTCCGAACTGGCTTCCGCATGGGGCATTTCCGGCAAGGTCTTCATAGCAGGCGGCGCGGGCGATAACGCGGCGTCTGCCTGCGGCATGGGCACAGTGTCGGAAGGCCATGCCTTCGTTTCGCTCGGCACATCTGGCGTGCTCTTCGCTGCCAACGCTTCCTACCTGCCGAAGCCGGAAAGTGCGGTTCACGCCTTTTGCCACGCGCTGCCCAACACATGGCACCAGATGGGCGTTATTCTTTCGGCTACCGATGCGCTCAACTGGTATTCCGGCATTGCAGGCAAGTCCGCTGCCGATCTGACGAGTGAACTGGGCGACGAACTCAAGGCACCAACCGGCGTCACCTTCGCGCCCTATCTCTCCGGCGAGCGCACGCCGCACAACGACGCCGCCATTCGCGGTTCCTTCATCGGACTGTCGCATGAGAGCGACCGCAAGGCGCTGACGCAAGCCGTGCTGGAAGGCGTGACCTTCGCCATCCGGGACAATCTCGAAGCCCTGAAATCCGCAGGCACCTCCATCTCCCGCGTCACCGCCATCGGCGGCGGTTCCCGTTCTCGCTACTGGCTGGCCTCTATTGCCACCTCGCTTGGCGTGCCGGTGGATATTCCGGCGGAAGGCGATTTCGGCGCGGCCTTCGGTGCGGCACGTCTTGGTTTGATTGCAGCAACGGGTGCTGATCCGGTCGGCGTCTGCACGCAGCCGGAGACGGAGGAGACGATTGAGCCGGTCGCTGCGTTGAGCGGGGCCTATGAGGAGGCTTACGGGCAGTATCGGGCGCTTTATCCGGCGATCAAGCCACTTTCGCATTAG
- a CDS encoding tellurite resistance TerB family protein encodes MFDAKKLLDQFLGSQVPGLSGSVRDRAGQVSEIAKNNPMKTGALAAALLGTKTGRKLAGNAAAVGGIAAIAGLGYLAYKNYQSGKAPQAAPQPQPTQELLPPPADSPFHPQSPALSNSFALTLVQAMIAAAKADGHIDASERAHIMEKVKVSGLDHEAEAFIEKELADPLDIDTLVAAARTEEQKVEIYTASRLTIEPDSRAERGYLDLLAGRLGLPDALVDHIEATVSAAKV; translated from the coding sequence ATGTTCGACGCCAAGAAGCTTCTGGACCAGTTTCTGGGTTCGCAGGTGCCGGGTCTTTCTGGAAGCGTTCGTGACAGGGCCGGACAGGTTTCGGAGATCGCAAAGAACAATCCGATGAAGACCGGGGCGCTTGCCGCAGCCCTTCTCGGCACTAAAACGGGCCGCAAACTTGCCGGTAACGCGGCAGCCGTTGGCGGCATTGCCGCTATCGCCGGGCTCGGTTACCTTGCCTACAAGAACTACCAGTCCGGCAAGGCGCCGCAGGCCGCCCCGCAGCCGCAGCCGACGCAGGAATTGCTGCCGCCGCCAGCCGATTCTCCCTTTCACCCACAGTCTCCCGCGCTTTCCAACAGCTTCGCGCTGACGCTGGTGCAGGCCATGATTGCCGCTGCTAAAGCGGATGGTCATATCGATGCCTCCGAGCGCGCGCATATCATGGAAAAGGTCAAGGTCTCCGGTCTCGACCATGAGGCGGAAGCCTTTATCGAAAAGGAACTGGCCGATCCTCTCGATATCGACACGCTGGTTGCTGCGGCCCGGACGGAAGAGCAGAAGGTCGAAATCTACACCGCCTCTCGCCTCACCATAGAGCCCGACAGCCGCGCCGAGCGCGGTTATCTCGATCTGCTGGCCGGACGGCTTGGCCTGCCGGATGCGTTGGTGGATCACATCGAGGCGACCGTTTCGGCAGCGAAGGTCTGA
- a CDS encoding CHAD domain-containing protein encodes MSFRLDPARGFVEEVKRVGLELIDDAIALLKDQPNGTHEAVHDARKKFKRIRALYRFLQKEAPDFRAQENVRFRDIARSLSAARDAAALVETITYLEGFSQTEAERDALASVHRTLSDRRDAATHDEGDLPQRIKDAIADCEEGRQALIDLSMPHGRKTARRMIEKTWTKQRRKALHALGLCQSEAHDEHFHELRKSGQVYWMHLALLRKIWPSAMRAKKVQAKHLVKLLGHEHDLSVLAAFADREPERFSGAETLALLLNAIIDRQQALREESLQLAEHVFAETAHGESEIVGLLWKHAAR; translated from the coding sequence ATGTCCTTCAGGCTTGATCCCGCTCGCGGCTTTGTCGAGGAGGTGAAGCGCGTCGGTCTGGAACTGATCGATGACGCCATCGCTCTCCTGAAGGACCAGCCGAACGGCACGCATGAGGCGGTGCATGATGCCCGCAAGAAATTCAAGCGTATCCGCGCGCTCTATCGTTTCCTGCAAAAGGAAGCGCCGGATTTCCGCGCGCAGGAAAATGTCCGCTTCCGCGATATCGCCCGGTCACTCTCTGCTGCGCGCGACGCGGCGGCATTGGTGGAGACCATCACCTATCTTGAAGGTTTCAGCCAGACGGAGGCGGAACGCGATGCGCTGGCTTCCGTTCATCGCACTCTCAGCGACAGGCGCGATGCAGCCACCCATGATGAGGGTGATCTACCCCAGCGCATAAAAGACGCCATCGCCGATTGTGAAGAAGGCAGGCAGGCTCTTATCGACCTCTCCATGCCGCATGGCAGGAAAACGGCGCGCAGGATGATCGAGAAGACCTGGACAAAACAGCGCCGCAAAGCGCTGCATGCACTCGGCCTCTGCCAGTCGGAAGCGCATGACGAGCATTTCCACGAATTGCGGAAGAGCGGGCAGGTTTACTGGATGCATCTGGCGCTTCTGCGCAAGATCTGGCCTTCCGCCATGAGGGCCAAGAAGGTTCAGGCAAAACATCTGGTCAAGCTGCTCGGTCATGAACATGATCTTTCGGTTCTTGCAGCCTTCGCGGATCGCGAGCCCGAGCGCTTTTCCGGCGCAGAGACACTCGCGCTCCTCCTGAACGCCATCATCGACCGGCAGCAGGCTTTGCGCGAAGAGAGCTTGCAACTGGCGGAGCACGTCTTTGCCGAGACGGCACATGGTGAAAGCGAAATCGTCGGCCTGCTGTGGAAGCACGCAGCACGCTAG
- a CDS encoding nickel/cobalt transporter: protein MLRVYSRRKHRNEGWQAFTTLVITAVTLLLATLTAAHAQSPLGIGSAEPSISVGGPLAPLFQWINVHQQTFYRALTAALRAMREDPFALTSLIGLSFAYGVFHAAGPGHGKAVISSYMIANETQLKRGILISFVSALIQGLVAIALVGAAYFILRGTSITMTKATQAMEIASFAMVAIFGAWLLFRKIWSLVRQRQASPTPALNTSSVSPSGAIASSTGLTFNAREDASSSVLKSREDQLPRRTGMGTGLRFQGQPVFADHAQSGSGDICDACGKAHAPDPSLFQSRKFSLTEAWSAIIAVGLRPCSGAIIVMSFSVLNGLLLGGVLSVLAMSIGTAITVSMLAILAVKAKDVAVRLAGSGSTKASRITHGIEIAGALFVLLMGLALLGASLQA from the coding sequence ATGTTGAGGGTGTACTCAAGGCGGAAGCACCGGAATGAGGGGTGGCAGGCTTTCACCACTCTGGTCATCACCGCCGTCACTCTCCTCCTCGCTACCCTCACCGCCGCCCACGCCCAATCCCCCCTCGGCATCGGCTCCGCCGAACCTTCCATTTCCGTTGGCGGACCGCTTGCTCCGCTGTTTCAATGGATCAACGTCCACCAGCAAACCTTCTACCGTGCGCTGACCGCGGCCTTGCGGGCCATGCGGGAGGACCCCTTTGCGCTGACATCATTGATCGGCCTGTCTTTCGCCTACGGCGTCTTTCACGCCGCAGGCCCCGGCCACGGCAAGGCGGTCATCTCGTCTTACATGATTGCCAATGAGACACAGCTGAAACGCGGAATTCTGATTTCCTTCGTCTCGGCCCTGATACAGGGATTGGTTGCCATCGCATTGGTGGGAGCCGCCTATTTCATCCTGCGCGGAACCTCGATCACCATGACGAAAGCGACGCAGGCGATGGAAATCGCAAGCTTCGCCATGGTCGCGATCTTCGGTGCCTGGCTGCTGTTTCGCAAAATCTGGAGCCTGGTGCGTCAACGACAAGCCAGCCCCACCCCTGCATTGAACACCTCAAGCGTCTCGCCTTCCGGCGCAATTGCCTCCAGCACAGGCCTCACCTTCAACGCCCGCGAAGACGCATCGTCCTCCGTTCTCAAAAGCAGGGAAGACCAGCTTCCGCGCCGAACGGGCATGGGCACAGGCCTACGCTTTCAGGGCCAGCCGGTCTTTGCCGATCACGCGCAGAGCGGCAGCGGAGATATATGCGATGCCTGCGGTAAGGCACATGCGCCCGATCCCTCGCTTTTCCAGTCACGCAAGTTCAGCTTAACCGAAGCCTGGTCGGCCATCATCGCGGTAGGGCTTCGCCCATGCTCGGGCGCCATCATCGTCATGAGCTTTTCCGTGTTGAATGGCCTGCTGCTCGGCGGAGTTCTCTCTGTGCTGGCAATGTCAATCGGCACCGCCATCACCGTGTCGATGCTGGCCATCCTCGCCGTGAAGGCGAAAGACGTAGCTGTGCGGCTGGCCGGTTCCGGCAGCACCAAAGCCTCACGCATCACCCACGGCATCGAAATCGCAGGCGCGCTTTTCGTGCTCCTGATGGGGCTCGCTTTGCTGGGTGCTTCGTTGCAGGCCTGA
- a CDS encoding LacI family DNA-binding transcriptional regulator codes for MKPTVHDIASKAGVSLATVDRVINLRPGVHASTRAKVEAAISELGYVRDIAAANLAKGRSYALVFILPNNDNSFMAGLRAEVRAAASRSYLERTSIRIIEVPPFDAAALTQALDVARLEKPSGVAFVAIDSEDVVEAADRLADSGVAAVTLVSDLTGSKRDHFAGVDNAAAGRTAGSLMGRFLPKSKAEIAVLAGSMLVKDHRERLAGFQSVIEAEYPHLNILPVLEGRDDSDMVAELVAQCLAQHPHLGGLYSLGAGNRGLIRALKSTGSKPCVIAHELNDTTATALREGVVDAVLNQDAGHEVRSAIRVLKARADGLTVIEAQERIRIDIFLRDNLP; via the coding sequence ATGAAGCCGACAGTTCACGATATTGCTTCGAAAGCAGGCGTCAGCCTCGCCACCGTCGACCGGGTGATCAACCTGCGTCCGGGCGTGCACGCGTCGACCCGCGCCAAGGTGGAAGCGGCGATTTCCGAGCTGGGTTACGTGCGCGATATAGCAGCCGCAAATCTTGCCAAGGGGCGCTCTTACGCGCTTGTTTTTATTCTTCCCAACAACGACAATTCCTTCATGGCGGGTCTTCGTGCCGAGGTTCGGGCGGCGGCCTCGCGGTCTTATCTGGAGCGCACCTCCATCCGCATCATCGAGGTGCCACCCTTCGATGCGGCGGCGCTGACACAGGCGCTGGACGTAGCGCGGCTGGAAAAGCCTTCCGGCGTTGCCTTCGTCGCCATCGATTCAGAAGACGTTGTGGAGGCCGCCGACCGGCTGGCCGATAGCGGCGTGGCGGCGGTAACGCTGGTCTCCGATCTGACCGGCTCGAAGCGCGATCATTTCGCAGGCGTCGATAACGCTGCTGCGGGGCGCACGGCGGGTAGCCTCATGGGCCGCTTTCTGCCGAAGAGCAAAGCCGAGATTGCCGTTCTGGCGGGCTCCATGCTAGTGAAGGATCACCGCGAGCGTCTGGCCGGTTTTCAGTCCGTGATCGAAGCGGAGTATCCACATCTCAACATCCTGCCGGTTCTCGAAGGCCGGGATGACTCTGACATGGTGGCGGAGCTCGTGGCGCAATGCCTCGCGCAGCACCCGCATCTGGGTGGGCTCTACAGCCTCGGCGCTGGCAATCGCGGCCTCATCCGCGCGCTGAAATCAACCGGCTCGAAACCTTGCGTGATCGCCCATGAACTTAATGACACCACGGCAACGGCCCTTCGCGAAGGCGTCGTGGACGCCGTGCTGAACCAAGATGCGGGCCATGAGGTGCGCAGCGCCATCCGCGTACTGAAGGCGCGTGCCGATGGCCTCACCGTCATCGAAGCGCAGGAGCGCATCCGTATCGACATATTTCTGAGGGATAATCTCCCTTGA
- a CDS encoding 2-dehydro-3-deoxy-phosphogluconate aldolase, translating to MAQDSEKLLSILKLQPVVPVLIVEDVASAVPLARALVEGGLKAIEITMRTPVALDAIRAVAAEVEGAHVGAGTILNARDFEAAANAGSTFIVSPGVNKSVLDAAEGSDVPLLPGAATASEVMVLRDAGYKVLKFFPAEQAGGAPYLKALSSPLAGTVFCPTGSVSLKNARDYLSLPNVVCVGGSWVAPKELISAGDWAGITKLAAEAAALRG from the coding sequence ATGGCCCAGGATTCCGAGAAGCTTCTTTCCATTCTGAAACTTCAGCCGGTGGTGCCGGTTCTCATCGTTGAAGATGTTGCTTCCGCTGTTCCTCTTGCGCGTGCTCTGGTGGAAGGCGGCCTGAAAGCCATCGAAATCACCATGCGCACGCCTGTCGCGCTGGATGCCATTCGCGCCGTTGCAGCCGAGGTGGAAGGCGCGCATGTGGGTGCTGGCACCATTCTCAACGCCAGGGATTTCGAAGCGGCTGCCAATGCAGGCTCCACCTTCATCGTCAGCCCCGGTGTGAACAAAAGCGTGCTGGATGCTGCCGAAGGCTCCGATGTTCCGCTTCTGCCAGGTGCGGCCACGGCAAGCGAAGTCATGGTTCTGCGCGATGCGGGCTATAAGGTTCTGAAATTCTTCCCTGCAGAACAGGCCGGTGGCGCGCCTTATCTCAAGGCGCTCTCTTCACCGCTCGCGGGCACGGTGTTCTGCCCCACGGGCAGCGTTTCTTTGAAGAACGCCAGGGATTACCTCTCGCTGCCGAATGTGGTCTGCGTCGGCGGTTCGTGGGTCGCGCCGAAGGAACTGATTTCTGCGGGCGACTGGGCAGGCATCACCAAGCTTGCGGCGGAAGCGGCAGCGCTTCGCGGTTAA
- a CDS encoding CYTH domain-containing protein, with protein sequence MAKEIERKFLVRNDDWRREATSKTPFRQAYIASMDDRSLRVRIKNGSDAILTVKIGTSALVRDEYEYSIPLDDAEELLGAALGIVIEKTRYTVDHEGFVWEIDVFEGSYKGLVVAEVEMNDERDRPALPSWIGPEVTGDRRYSNQHLAMDDLSGELCHVLQA encoded by the coding sequence ATGGCCAAAGAAATCGAACGCAAGTTCCTGGTTCGCAATGATGACTGGCGCCGCGAGGCGACCTCCAAGACACCCTTTCGCCAAGCCTATATCGCATCTATGGACGACCGTTCCCTGCGCGTGCGCATCAAGAACGGCAGCGATGCCATTTTGACGGTCAAGATCGGCACCAGCGCACTGGTGCGCGATGAATATGAATATTCCATTCCGCTCGATGATGCAGAGGAACTGCTGGGAGCCGCGCTCGGCATCGTGATCGAGAAGACCCGCTATACGGTGGATCATGAAGGCTTCGTCTGGGAGATCGATGTCTTCGAAGGCAGTTATAAGGGTCTCGTCGTCGCCGAAGTGGAGATGAACGACGAGAGGGACCGTCCCGCGCTTCCCTCATGGATCGGCCCGGAAGTAACCGGGGACCGGCGCTATTCCAACCAGCATCTGGCCATGGATGATTTGAGCGGGGAGCTTTGCCATGTCCTTCAGGCTTGA
- a CDS encoding rhodanese-related sulfurtransferase gives MTDTSAQSRPDATAGANSDFLVAALYHFARFPRFESVREPLFRLCQENGVKGTLLLAAEGINGTIAGTDAGIDTVLSWLRAQPEFAGLEHKESRASKMPFVRMKVKLKQEIVTMGVADIDPNKIVGTYVDPKDWNELISDPDTILIDTRNDYETAIGVFKGAVDPQTKTFREFPDWVKNNPGLHNKPKIAMYCTGGIRCEKATAFMKEQGFDEVYHLKGGILKYLEEVPEEESLWEGACFVFDERVSVVHGLAEGDHKLCHACRNPITDEVRLSPKFEEGVSCPSCYDERTEEDRQRFRNRQKQIDIAKKRGEKHIGR, from the coding sequence ATGACCGACACCTCTGCACAATCCCGCCCGGACGCCACAGCCGGAGCCAATAGCGATTTCCTGGTGGCAGCGCTTTATCACTTCGCCCGCTTCCCGCGGTTCGAGAGCGTGCGCGAGCCGCTGTTCAGGCTGTGTCAGGAAAACGGAGTGAAGGGAACGCTGCTTCTGGCCGCCGAGGGTATCAACGGCACCATTGCAGGCACGGATGCGGGCATCGATACCGTGCTCTCCTGGCTGCGCGCACAGCCGGAATTTGCCGGTCTGGAGCACAAGGAAAGTCGCGCTTCCAAAATGCCTTTCGTGCGCATGAAGGTGAAGCTGAAGCAGGAAATCGTCACGATGGGCGTGGCCGATATCGATCCAAACAAGATCGTCGGCACCTATGTCGACCCAAAGGACTGGAACGAGCTGATCTCCGATCCAGACACGATCCTCATCGATACGCGCAACGATTACGAAACCGCCATCGGCGTGTTCAAGGGCGCGGTCGATCCGCAGACCAAGACGTTTCGCGAGTTTCCCGATTGGGTGAAAAACAATCCCGGCCTGCACAACAAGCCGAAAATCGCCATGTACTGCACCGGCGGCATCCGCTGCGAAAAGGCCACCGCTTTCATGAAAGAACAGGGCTTCGATGAGGTTTATCACCTTAAAGGCGGCATCCTGAAATATTTGGAAGAAGTGCCGGAAGAAGAGAGCCTGTGGGAAGGCGCCTGCTTCGTCTTTGACGAGCGCGTCTCGGTCGTTCACGGCCTTGCCGAAGGCGACCACAAACTCTGCCACGCCTGCCGCAACCCGATCACGGATGAAGTGCGCCTTTCGCCGAAATTCGAAGAGGGCGTCTCCTGCCCCAGCTGCTACGACGAGCGCACGGAAGAAGACCGCCAACGTTTCCGCAACCGCCAGAAGCAGATCGATATCGCCAAGAAGCGTGGCGAGAAGCATATCGGGCGGTAG
- a CDS encoding GNAT family N-acetyltransferase gives MRDLSQFKGCPAPMPVTLEGRFVTAVPFDRAQHQDALWEALGGVGTNELIKYFPNEPFPHAASFSDWIEGMAKSFSWVTLVFIENATGEVVGMATYMRPDPKNGVVEVGSVAHGAKMKRSPLATEAHYLMARHVFDDLGYRRYEWKCHNENEPSKATAKRYGFTFEGVFRQHMISKGQNRDTAWFSMIDSEWPLIRKAFENWLSEDNFGTDGLQKRKLEDIRAELSAGGKA, from the coding sequence ATGCGCGATCTCAGCCAGTTCAAAGGATGTCCGGCACCGATGCCGGTAACGCTCGAAGGCCGGTTCGTTACCGCCGTGCCGTTTGATCGCGCGCAACATCAGGATGCTCTGTGGGAAGCGCTGGGCGGTGTCGGCACCAACGAGTTGATCAAATATTTCCCGAACGAGCCCTTTCCCCACGCTGCTTCATTCAGCGACTGGATCGAAGGCATGGCCAAGAGTTTTTCCTGGGTCACTCTGGTATTCATCGAGAACGCCACCGGCGAGGTCGTCGGCATGGCCACCTATATGCGGCCCGACCCCAAAAACGGCGTCGTGGAAGTCGGCTCCGTGGCGCATGGCGCGAAGATGAAGCGTTCGCCGCTGGCGACCGAAGCGCATTACCTCATGGCCAGGCATGTCTTCGATGATCTTGGATATCGCCGCTACGAGTGGAAATGCCACAATGAAAACGAACCTTCCAAGGCAACCGCGAAACGCTACGGCTTCACCTTCGAAGGCGTTTTCCGCCAGCACATGATTTCCAAGGGACAGAACCGCGATACCGCATGGTTCTCGATGATCGACAGCGAATGGCCGCTGATCCGCAAAGCCTTCGAGAATTGGCTCTCTGAGGATAATTTCGGCACAGACGGATTGCAGAAACGCAAGCTCGAAGACATCCGCGCTGAACTTTCCGCAGGAGGCAAGGCATGA
- the xylA gene encoding xylose isomerase, giving the protein MSTGFFGDIAKVKYEGPDSTNPLAFRHYNPDEIVAGKRMEDHLRFAVAYWHSFAWEGSDPFGGRTFDRPWFGDEMSKAKLKADVAFEMFSLLGAPYYCFHDADARPEGKTFAESTKNLNEIVDYLAQKQEQTGVKLLWGTANLFSNRRFMSGASTNPDPDVFAYSAATIKTCMDATMKLGGENYVLWGGREGYETLLNTDLKREFDQMARMLHMVVEYKYKIGFKGTILVEPKPQEPTKHQYDYDVATVYGFLKKYGLENEVKMNIEQGHAILAGHTFEHELALANTLGIFGSIDMNRNDYQSGWDTDQFPNNVPEMALAYYQVLQAGGFTTGGTNFDSKLRRQSLDPQDLLIGHIGGMDCCARGLKAAAKMVEDGALSKPLAERYAKWDDAEAQKMLRGEYKLEEIAARVERDNINPEPKSGRQEYLENVVNRYV; this is encoded by the coding sequence ATGAGCACTGGATTTTTCGGCGATATCGCCAAGGTCAAATATGAAGGCCCTGATAGCACCAACCCGCTGGCCTTCCGCCATTACAACCCGGACGAAATCGTTGCGGGCAAGCGCATGGAAGATCACCTGCGTTTCGCCGTCGCTTATTGGCATTCCTTCGCATGGGAAGGCAGCGATCCCTTCGGTGGCCGCACCTTCGACCGTCCGTGGTTCGGCGATGAGATGTCCAAGGCCAAGCTGAAGGCCGATGTCGCCTTCGAGATGTTCAGCCTGCTCGGCGCGCCTTACTATTGCTTCCACGACGCGGATGCGCGTCCCGAAGGCAAGACTTTTGCTGAAAGCACCAAGAACCTTAACGAAATCGTCGATTACCTCGCACAGAAGCAGGAACAGACCGGCGTCAAGCTACTCTGGGGCACCGCCAACCTGTTCTCCAACCGACGCTTCATGTCGGGCGCGTCTACCAATCCGGACCCGGATGTGTTTGCCTATTCCGCTGCCACCATCAAGACCTGCATGGATGCCACGATGAAGCTCGGCGGCGAGAACTACGTTCTGTGGGGCGGTCGTGAAGGCTATGAAACGCTACTCAACACCGATCTGAAACGCGAATTCGACCAGATGGCGCGCATGCTGCACATGGTAGTCGAATATAAGTACAAGATCGGCTTCAAGGGCACGATCCTTGTCGAGCCGAAGCCGCAGGAGCCGACCAAGCACCAGTATGATTATGACGTCGCGACCGTCTATGGCTTCCTGAAAAAATACGGCCTCGAAAACGAAGTGAAGATGAACATCGAGCAGGGCCACGCCATTCTCGCCGGTCACACCTTCGAGCATGAGCTGGCGCTGGCCAACACGCTCGGCATCTTCGGTTCCATCGATATGAACCGTAACGATTACCAGTCCGGCTGGGATACCGACCAGTTCCCCAACAATGTACCGGAAATGGCGTTGGCCTATTATCAGGTCCTGCAGGCAGGCGGCTTTACCACCGGCGGCACCAATTTTGACAGCAAACTGCGCCGCCAGTCTCTCGATCCGCAAGACCTGCTGATCGGCCATATCGGCGGCATGGATTGCTGCGCCCGTGGCCTGAAGGCGGCGGCGAAGATGGTGGAAGACGGTGCACTGTCCAAGCCACTGGCCGAGCGTTATGCCAAGTGGGACGACGCCGAAGCCCAAAAGATGCTGCGCGGCGAATACAAGCTGGAAGAAATTGCAGCGAGGGTCGAGCGCGATAACATCAACCCTGAACCGAAGTCCGGTCGTCAGGAATATCTGGAGAATGTGGTCAACCGTTACGTTTAA
- a CDS encoding DUF1007 family protein → MKKLLLPLAACASACLAPVAAFAHPHIFAEARMEIIEGADGNVQEIRNIWRFDEMFSASVVLDYDKNSDAKLDKEELAEIGTTVHESLAEYSYYTFITQNGAQVDFAKPDAIHVDYKDGQILMFFSVKPKKPLAVKGTLTFGAWDPTMYTAIDFAKDTDLVVKGTHLAACKHKVIRPDPDEIISQNQSSLTDAFFNDPTGTDMTKLFATRLELKC, encoded by the coding sequence ATGAAAAAACTGCTTCTGCCTCTGGCCGCGTGTGCCTCAGCCTGCCTTGCCCCCGTCGCTGCCTTCGCCCATCCGCACATTTTTGCCGAAGCGCGGATGGAAATCATTGAGGGTGCGGACGGCAATGTTCAGGAAATACGCAACATCTGGCGCTTCGATGAGATGTTTTCGGCAAGCGTGGTGCTGGATTACGACAAGAACAGCGATGCGAAGCTGGACAAGGAAGAGCTGGCCGAAATCGGCACGACGGTACATGAGTCGCTCGCCGAATATTCCTATTACACCTTCATCACCCAGAACGGCGCGCAGGTGGATTTTGCCAAGCCCGACGCCATTCATGTGGATTACAAGGACGGTCAGATCCTGATGTTTTTTTCGGTGAAGCCGAAAAAGCCATTGGCTGTCAAAGGCACGCTGACGTTCGGTGCGTGGGACCCGACCATGTACACGGCTATCGATTTCGCCAAGGATACCGACCTCGTGGTCAAGGGCACGCACCTTGCCGCCTGTAAACACAAGGTTATCCGCCCCGATCCGGACGAGATCATTTCACAGAACCAGAGCAGCCTGACGGACGCCTTCTTCAACGACCCGACCGGCACCGACATGACGAAACTCTTTGCAACGCGGCTGGAGTTGAAATGTTGA